The stretch of DNA CCGTCTCCTGCGGGGTGCCGACCGACACCCGCAGCCATCCGGCCGGGCCGACCTCACGGATCAGCACGCCACGGTCGAGCAGACCCTGCCAGACGGCGTGCGGGTCGTCGAGGACGCCGAACAGCACGAAGTTCGCGTCCGAGTCCGCCACGGTCAGGCCCTTCGTCCGCAGCCACGCCACGAGGTCGTCGCGCTCGTCCCGCAGCGCCCCGACCTGGGCCATCAGCTCCTCGGAGTGCGCCAGCGCCGCGCGCGCGACCGCCTGCGTCACCGCCGACAGGTGGTACGGCAGCCGCACCACGCGCAGCGCGTCGACCAGCTCGGATGCAGCAGCGAGGTACCCGACCCGCCCACCCGCGAGCCCGAAGGCCTTCGACATGGTGCGGCTCACGGCGAGGTTGGGGTGGTCGACGAGCAGCTCGAGCGCCGACGGTGTGCCGCGACGGCGGAACTCGCCATACGCCTCGTCGACGACGACGACGCAGCCGTCGGGTACCTCGTCGGCCGCCGCCAGCACGGCCTCGACGGTGGCGAGAGGCAGCGCGGTGCCCGTGGGGTTGTTGGGGCTGGCGAGGAGCACCACGCTCGGCCGCTCCTCGGCGATCACGTCGTGCGCGTGCGCGGGGTCGAGGCTGAAGTCCTCCGCGCGGCGGCCGGTGACCCACCGGGTCGACGTGTCACGGGCGTACTCCGGGTACATGGAGTACGTCGGGGCGAAGGACACCGCCGTCCGCCCGGGACCACCGAAGGCCTGCAGCAGGTGCAGCATCACCTCGTTGGAGCCGTTGGCCGCCCAGATCTGGGACGGGTCGAGCCGCACCCCCGACTCCGTGAGCAGGTAGGCCGCCAGGTCCGCCCGGAGGTCGGCGAAGTCCCGGTCGGGGTACCGGTTGAGGGTCGCGGCAGCGGTGCGCACCGCGGCGGCGATGTCGTCGACCACGGCGGGCGAGGGAGGGTACGGGTTCTCGTTGACGTTCAGCCGGACGGGGACGTCCAGCTGGGGAGCCCCGTAGGGGTGCAGACCTGCCAGCTCGGGTCGTAGGGGCAGGGCGGCACGCGGCTGGTCGGCGGTCACCGGACGAGTCTAGGGAGCGCCTCGAACGAGCCCCGCAGCAGTCCGCCGTCCGGGCCGGCGCGTGACGTCGTCCGCCCACGCTCGCGCGGACGCCGTCAGAAGCGGACCCGGACCGCCTCGCCGTGCGCCGGCAGCCGCTCCGCGTCGGCGAGCGCGACCACGCGGTCCGCCACCGCGGCGAGCGCCCCGGCGTCGTACTCGACCACCTGCACCGGGCGGACGAACGAGTGGACACCCAGCCCGCTGGTGAAGTGCGACGAGCCCCCGGTCGGCAGCACGTGGTTCGACCCGGCCATGTAGTCCCCGAGCGACACCGGCGAGTACGGGCCGACGAAGATGGCACCGGCGCTCGTCACCTGCTCGGCGAGCGCGGCCGCGTCCTCCGTCTGGATCTCCAGGTGCTCGGCACCGTACGCGTTGACCACTTCGAGCCCCGCGCGGACGTCGTCCACCAGGACGATCGCGGACTGCGTGCCCGCCAGGGCCGTCCGCACGCGCTCGGCGTTCGCCGTCACGGGCACCAGCTGAGCCAGCGCGGCGTCCACGGCGTCGGCGAGCGCCGACGACGGGGTGACGAGCACCGCCGCCGCGAGCGGGTCGTGCTCCGCCTGCGAGATCAGGTCCGCCGCGACATGGCGGGGATCGGCGGAGTGGTCCGCGAGGATGGCGATCTCGGTGGGTCCCGCCTCCGCGTCGATGCCCACACGCCCTCGGACCAGGCGCTTGGCGGCTGCGACGTAGACGTTGCCCGGTCCCGTGACCACGTCCACGGGCTCGCACAGCACCGCACCGTCGCGGTCGTCCTCCCCGACCGCGCCGTAGGCGAACATCGCCACCGCCTGGGCCCCACCGACGGCGTACACCTCGTCCACACCCAGCAGCGCGCACGTGCCCAGCACCACGGGGTCCGGGAGTCCGCCACGGTCCTTCTGCGGCGGCGAGGCGACGGCCAGCGACCCGACCCCGGCCTCCTGCGCCGCGACCACGTTCATCACCACCGACGACGGGTAGACGGCCA from Cellulomonas sp. NTE-D12 encodes:
- a CDS encoding histidinol-phosphate transaminase; translated protein: MTADQPRAALPLRPELAGLHPYGAPQLDVPVRLNVNENPYPPSPAVVDDIAAAVRTAAATLNRYPDRDFADLRADLAAYLLTESGVRLDPSQIWAANGSNEVMLHLLQAFGGPGRTAVSFAPTYSMYPEYARDTSTRWVTGRRAEDFSLDPAHAHDVIAEERPSVVLLASPNNPTGTALPLATVEAVLAAADEVPDGCVVVVDEAYGEFRRRGTPSALELLVDHPNLAVSRTMSKAFGLAGGRVGYLAAASELVDALRVVRLPYHLSAVTQAVARAALAHSEELMAQVGALRDERDDLVAWLRTKGLTVADSDANFVLFGVLDDPHAVWQGLLDRGVLIREVGPAGWLRVSVGTPQETAAFKAALVEVAGL
- the hisD gene encoding histidinol dehydrogenase, whose protein sequence is MISRIDLRGRSLSRRELIDALPRAELDVEHAVAAVLPVLEAVRTRGAVALRELGERFDGVRPEHLRVPADVLAGAVEALAPEIRAALEETIRRVRQVHAAQRPAPLVTDLAPGAQVRQRWIPVRRVGLYVPGGLAVYPSSVVMNVVAAQEAGVGSLAVASPPQKDRGGLPDPVVLGTCALLGVDEVYAVGGAQAVAMFAYGAVGEDDRDGAVLCEPVDVVTGPGNVYVAAAKRLVRGRVGIDAEAGPTEIAILADHSADPRHVAADLISQAEHDPLAAAVLVTPSSALADAVDAALAQLVPVTANAERVRTALAGTQSAIVLVDDVRAGLEVVNAYGAEHLEIQTEDAAALAEQVTSAGAIFVGPYSPVSLGDYMAGSNHVLPTGGSSHFTSGLGVHSFVRPVQVVEYDAGALAAVADRVVALADAERLPAHGEAVRVRF